The window TGCTGACTTTGTCCTCGACAACTTCATCAGTGTGCAACACAGGAGTTGTGGGTGAGTCATCTGATTATGTTTGACAGATGACAGAACTTGTTTGCACCAGCTTATGCCATCTTTTTAGTCGAAATACGGGGAcgcacatgtgacatgcctctTCAAGCTGTGCAAATTGGTGGGATGTTTATTACTAACATGTACTTACTCTTCAAACCCCTGCACAGCGCCGTTACATGTGCTCCAGTGAAGCGCAGTACCCGTCTGGCACAGAATCTATCAATTTTTTGACAGTCTCTTACTTCTCGCCTATAATGCTCTTGTAGTTAACCATATAGATGGCAACCAATGTCAGAAGTGCACCACCGATCTGCTCAGGTGCGAAGGTCTCTCCCAGATAGAGGAACCTGAAAAGGCAAGGAATGCCCAGACCAAAAGTTGAAAACAAACATCGCATTTTATGTTTGTCTAAATTTTATTGTCCAACATATTGCAAGGAGTCTTACCCAAAAATGGAGGCGAACATAGGAGTCAAGAAAGTAAGAGAACTAAGCGTGGTCAAACTACCTACAGGAATAAGAGAGAAGAAGATATGAAATGCTGATGAGAATAAATTGTGGAGAGCTAACTGCATTGAACTGGTTGGAAGCGAACATTGATCTTACCTCTTGTAGCATTGTAGAAGTAGACACCATAGCTGACAGCACTGCCGAATATAGATGTATAACCCAGAGCTACTATGTCACTCCATGTAAGCTCTTGAATGTGTCCATTAAGAGCAGGATCGTGATTAAGAACAGATATAACCAACAAAGGAATCCCACCTAATACCATGTGCTGCAGAGCAATAGAGATAACATTAGCATTTTATGTGGTGTGATGTCAGGCTTGCATAATTAGAAGCAGGAACATATCTAATACTGTGAAAAAATAACCATAATCTGCAATAAAAATAACATACATTCTCTTTCTCCCGAAAAGGGGATAGCCCCGGCCCTAAGGTACATTCTAATGGAGACTATTATACAGTACACACGTTGAAAAGCTAGGTTGACTTGATGCTTCCAGCAAAGGCGGTTCAAGTTTCATTTGGCATTGCAACTCATAAGCATTTGCTCTACGCAGTAAGCCCCACAATAATAAGAACAGTAGATAATACTTGAGTTACTCAGATAGCCTACCAAATCAGCACTCCCAGGAAATATACAGAATCAACTGGCCAAAGCAAACCATGAAAAGAATAGGGGCTGATTTTGAGACACAAAAACAAAAGCATATGGACGGTGCTTTAACGCATGCCACAGAGACCATCTTATAATAGAACGATGGTGTATTCATCTGCAGCTAGCATACCCATCCTGTTGCCATGATTGGATCAGAATACTTTGATACCCAGCGAACCATGATAGTTCCGACCGCCATGCTTTGGGCCGAGAGGAACATCCACCATTCTCCACTCCCCCAGACTGATGTGTTGCTTCCTTCAACTGACAGTGCTGGAACCTAAAGTACATCCAAAGACAATCAAAATCTTATAACGtgcacaataataataataataattcatATAAACCAAGAGTCACCATTGTACAGATTGATATGCCATTTCTTTAGTTCTAGTGTCCCACATAGCAATAGTGGAAAAATATCGACTTCAGAACATTGGCAGAAGGAAATTATTGCATTTACTACTACTATGAGGTTCAGCTTAACCATTTAAACTTAAGTAACTTGAGTCATCGAAACTGTTACGGCCTTACGGGTAGTACTATACCAATGTCTATTACATGTGTGTTTTAAAGGCATCTTTGGTACTTTAGTGCTATCCGACTATGCCACACGCACCCTTGTGCAACAGAGTTTTGTGTGTATCCTCCTCATCAAAATAACACATGAtgtgattatgccattgatatgtaggggtgggtgtgtgtgtgggtgtggggggggggggggggggagcagtACATCATGAATGTAACATTTTATCATCATAAAATGTCCTACTAACATGTTATTAACTACTGTAATCGTAATCAATATCTGGACGACGAGATACGAGATTGCTTGGAAACATTAGAAATGCATTGCAAAAAGGCAAACCTCGAGGAGCAAAAGCCCAACAACACCCAGTACGAGCCCCCCAGCTCCTATCGCCCCGATAGACTCTCCGAAGAATAGCGCTGCAAGGATAGCAACCGTCAATGGTTGGGAGTCAATTATGACCTGCAACGAGGATCACAGTTCCGTAAGTGATCGTCAGCTCGATGGACCAAAATGGCAAGCCAATTGTTTGCCATCGGAGGTAGAGAACAGCACGGAGAGTTAGCCTTACGCTTCCGAGGCCAGCCGATGTCTTCTGCAAGCCCTCGGTGAGAAAGCCCTGCAAAAGGAGGAAACCAAACCCATGCTGGCTTCAGGAACCGCACAACCACACGCTAAGGATCACGCCTTTCACCTATCTATATCCACCTGGAAGCAGGCGGCGTCGATGAGACCGAAGGCGGCGATGGCGCCCCAGGCGGCCCACCCGGAGGGCTGCTTCCTGCCCCGCGCGGCCGCGAAGGCGACGACGAGCGCGCCCGCGGGGAGCAGGCGGAGCGCGGCGACGAAGAAGGGCCCCGTCTTGGGTATGACCCCCTTCATGGCCACCATGGCCGTGCCCCAG is drawn from Aegilops tauschii subsp. strangulata cultivar AL8/78 chromosome 1, Aet v6.0, whole genome shotgun sequence and contains these coding sequences:
- the LOC109740945 gene encoding WAT1-related protein At3g02690, chloroplastic, which encodes MSTAAPFRLLLPLHPPLTPRRHSAPVLPSVPRRGTVPSPRLRLRLRLAAGGGDAPPPAADELDCVGTGSDVECVVDGDPGAEEGVAPALAGREWWEWVSLVSPFFFWGTAMVAMKGVIPKTGPFFVAALRLLPAGALVVAFAAARGRKQPSGWAAWGAIAAFGLIDAACFQGFLTEGLQKTSAGLGSVIIDSQPLTVAILAALFFGESIGAIGAGGLVLGVVGLLLLEVPALSVEGSNTSVWGSGEWWMFLSAQSMAVGTIMVRWVSKYSDPIMATGWHMVLGGIPLLVISVLNHDPALNGHIQELTWSDIVALGYTSIFGSAVSYGVYFYNATRGSLTTLSSLTFLTPMFASIFGFLYLGETFAPEQIGGALLTLVAIYMVNYKSIIGEK